A window of the Spartinivicinus poritis genome harbors these coding sequences:
- a CDS encoding alpha-amylase family glycosyl hydrolase, producing MQKNIDWWRGAVIYQVYPRSFFDSNNDGIGDLPGVTEKLPYIASLGVDGIWLSPFFKSPMKDFGYDVSDYRAVDPMFGHLDDFKELLEKAHQLGLKILIDQVLSHTSDQHAWFKESRQNKTNPKADWYVWADAKPDGSPPNNWLSLFGGSAWQWDSRRHQYYLHNFLASQPDLNFHNEAVQQQILEEVKFWLDLGVDGFRLDTVNFYVHSKNLEDNPPLPKGAKKSLGVRPDNPYSFQRHVYDICQPENVDFIVRLRQLLDHYPGTTTVGEIGADDTLQVMADYTSGGNKLHMAYTFDLLNPQHDAAYIRQVISQLEGQIGDGWPCWALSNHDTVRSVTRWGEGHPAQAFAQVSLAMLMSMRGSVCLYQGEELGLPEADVPFDAIQDPYGIPFWPEFKGRDGCRTPIPWRQSAINAGFSQAKPWLPVVEQHRPLAVSEQIVNPNSCYQFIRQFIQWRQQQPALRTGTIELIENTGEALVWWRHHSEQKLLVAVNLTADTLTIPFTDISEEQSAINVEELTGHGFNGQYENGLIVLPPYQAFFGQLF from the coding sequence ATGCAGAAAAATATTGATTGGTGGCGTGGGGCTGTTATTTATCAAGTATATCCACGTAGTTTTTTTGATAGTAATAATGATGGTATTGGTGACTTACCAGGTGTTACCGAAAAGCTACCTTATATTGCCAGTTTGGGTGTGGATGGGATTTGGCTTTCGCCTTTTTTTAAATCGCCCATGAAAGACTTTGGTTATGATGTGTCTGACTATCGGGCCGTCGACCCCATGTTTGGCCATCTTGACGATTTCAAAGAGCTACTGGAAAAGGCCCATCAGCTAGGCTTAAAAATATTAATTGATCAGGTGTTAAGCCATACTTCTGATCAACATGCCTGGTTCAAGGAAAGTCGTCAAAATAAAACCAATCCAAAAGCTGATTGGTATGTATGGGCAGATGCGAAACCTGATGGCAGCCCACCCAATAATTGGCTATCGTTGTTTGGTGGTTCTGCCTGGCAGTGGGATTCTCGTCGCCATCAGTATTATTTGCATAACTTTTTAGCGAGCCAGCCCGATTTAAACTTTCACAATGAAGCGGTTCAGCAGCAAATTTTAGAGGAAGTAAAATTTTGGCTGGATTTAGGGGTTGATGGCTTTAGGTTAGATACCGTTAACTTTTATGTGCATAGCAAAAATTTAGAAGATAATCCACCGCTACCAAAGGGTGCAAAAAAGTCTCTTGGGGTGCGGCCAGACAATCCTTATTCATTCCAACGGCATGTTTATGATATTTGCCAGCCAGAAAACGTTGATTTTATTGTTAGGCTGAGGCAGCTACTGGATCACTATCCTGGCACAACAACGGTTGGTGAAATAGGTGCTGATGATACTTTGCAAGTCATGGCAGACTATACCTCTGGTGGTAATAAGCTGCATATGGCGTATACCTTTGACTTATTAAACCCTCAACATGATGCTGCTTATATACGACAAGTGATTAGCCAGCTTGAAGGGCAAATCGGTGATGGCTGGCCATGCTGGGCGTTGAGTAATCATGATACTGTGCGGAGTGTTACGCGTTGGGGAGAAGGTCATCCTGCCCAGGCTTTTGCTCAGGTAAGTCTGGCGATGTTAATGAGTATGCGTGGCAGTGTTTGCTTGTATCAAGGGGAGGAGCTTGGCTTGCCAGAAGCCGATGTGCCATTTGATGCTATTCAAGACCCTTATGGTATTCCTTTTTGGCCGGAGTTTAAGGGACGAGATGGCTGTCGAACACCTATTCCCTGGCGACAAAGTGCAATAAATGCTGGGTTTTCTCAGGCAAAGCCTTGGCTACCGGTTGTTGAACAACATCGTCCTTTAGCTGTTAGTGAGCAGATAGTGAATCCTAATTCGTGCTATCAGTTTATCCGACAGTTTATTCAATGGCGGCAGCAGCAACCAGCATTACGCACTGGTACCATTGAGCTGATAGAAAATACAGGAGAGGCATTAGTTTGGTGGCGGCACCATTCAGAGCAGAAACTATTAGTAGCAGTTAACTTAACCGCAGATACTCTAACGATACCTTTCACAGATATTAGTGAAGAGCAATCAGCAATAAACGTTGAGGAGCTGACTGGTCACGGGTTTAACGGTCAGTATGAGAATGGCCTAATAGTTCTGCCACCTTATCAAGCTTTCTTTGGTCAACTATTTTAA
- a CDS encoding LacI family DNA-binding transcriptional regulator codes for MPRAEVKKLTLKDLAKILGVSTATISNAFNRPDQLSSKLRDEILAECERLGYTGPNIAARALRTGETGIVGVMLSDPLRYNFNDAVAHGFLSGLAEVFDEQHVSMLLLSSKEAPYHKPSIEAVPDYFIVYGEPRNATVLERLEYQHKKIITVDFDYKDYPSINIDNFQGAFDIAQYGIKQSKDCRIAILGLRLIEESALVNIVGEQLLDASRSISSRRLDGYLAALQQAGIDITPEQIWNIPFNETEISYEAARQVLTSENRPNLLLCMSDRVALAAIKAAADLRISIPTELRVVGFDDIPEASVCHPGLTTVHQPFVEKGRVTANLLLQDPAPIEQKRVLPVEVVKRESC; via the coding sequence ATGCCTCGAGCAGAAGTAAAAAAGTTAACCCTTAAAGATCTGGCAAAAATTTTAGGTGTTTCAACCGCTACTATTTCTAACGCTTTTAATCGCCCCGATCAGTTGTCGTCAAAATTAAGAGATGAGATTTTAGCAGAGTGTGAGCGGCTGGGTTACACCGGCCCTAATATTGCTGCAAGGGCGTTAAGAACGGGGGAAACAGGCATTGTTGGAGTGATGTTGTCAGACCCGTTGCGATACAACTTTAATGATGCGGTTGCCCATGGTTTCTTGAGTGGTTTGGCTGAAGTGTTTGATGAACAACACGTCAGTATGTTACTGCTTTCCAGTAAGGAAGCACCCTATCATAAGCCTAGTATTGAAGCGGTACCGGATTATTTTATTGTTTATGGTGAGCCTCGTAACGCTACGGTGCTTGAGCGGCTTGAGTACCAACACAAAAAAATTATTACCGTTGACTTTGATTATAAGGATTATCCATCTATCAATATTGATAATTTTCAGGGTGCGTTTGATATTGCTCAATATGGAATTAAACAAAGTAAAGACTGTCGTATAGCTATTCTAGGGTTAAGGCTGATTGAAGAGTCAGCTTTAGTTAATATAGTTGGCGAGCAATTACTTGATGCCAGTCGTTCAATTTCTAGCCGTCGGTTAGATGGCTACTTAGCAGCATTGCAACAAGCTGGTATAGATATTACGCCTGAACAGATATGGAATATACCATTCAATGAAACAGAGATAAGCTATGAAGCGGCTCGACAAGTGTTGACGTCGGAAAACAGGCCTAACCTGCTATTGTGTATGAGCGATCGAGTAGCGCTGGCTGCAATCAAGGCCGCAGCAGACCTAAGGATATCCATACCTACTGAATTACGAGTTGTCGGTTTTGACGATATTCCTGAAGCATCCGTTTGCCACCCTGGTTTAACCACAGTCCATCAGCCATTTGTAGAGAAAGGGCGCGTTACAGCTAATCTGTTATTACAGGATCCTGCACCCATAGAGCAAAAAAGAGTACTGCCAGTTGAGGTAGTGAAGCGTGAGAGCTGCTGA
- a CDS encoding winged helix-turn-helix domain-containing protein produces the protein MSVVLQEPSSELAFTINDNVVYLINKKWLFFPQLNTIRLVGGAETKLKNKTSNVLLFLVRNQGATLTTEHFFQEVWCSSYVSENVLTQSISQLRRVFEDKERKIILTVPKVGYRLMASVSQQQSEVEDEEPYSNIESTRSTPLKSLSTTVWHRVFLLLTATCLIISCVFSYRKYEETNLLKKRLSISEYQQQWYQELIGDIQRHPQFNKEAISLALGKAKAKLELPGANLHTELRYESLKAIGILFKQKSDLAQAYAVVSQLMNEMDHNYGYASKNSLRAGLLLVEIMLLQGKRQQSYDKAKEILKQTTLHHAKDTELMGDAHYWMSNTNLFCSYPICRRSESMEQGRYHAEQSLSYHLKHAGDEYSEKVADSLWLLNWFEFDTAKKITRGNKVVSIYHDILGEFHKKTASALAELSRIKLFFSNKPQEATQNIQRALKIYRIIYPYDHLELARALFYMGEHEFYLSKPKQAMSYFLEAKQIYERLELIETDRYFETLLLLAKANFYQHKLSTAEILLTQLKTISNDKAFVPSHYIRKELELIELRLKYSQGKEVYNENELNTRLRLNQQHQDASKYSYSKVSIDQELYILLLKKNKSDLAINEFKKSLTGIYKRYKLPQHSRYLTTLDIDYISQRAAGICKQYNIDDCPKKP, from the coding sequence ATGAGTGTCGTATTACAAGAACCATCCAGTGAGCTTGCGTTTACTATTAATGATAATGTAGTTTACTTGATTAATAAAAAGTGGTTGTTTTTTCCACAACTAAATACTATCCGCTTGGTTGGTGGGGCTGAAACTAAGCTCAAAAATAAGACATCCAATGTATTATTATTCTTAGTTAGAAACCAAGGTGCTACATTAACTACTGAGCATTTTTTTCAAGAGGTTTGGTGTAGTAGTTATGTGAGTGAAAATGTTCTCACTCAAAGCATTAGTCAGCTAAGAAGAGTGTTTGAGGATAAAGAGAGAAAGATAATACTCACTGTACCAAAAGTTGGTTATCGCTTAATGGCATCGGTAAGTCAGCAACAAAGTGAGGTGGAGGATGAAGAACCATATAGTAACATCGAGTCTACCAGGTCAACCCCATTAAAGAGCTTAAGTACTACCGTTTGGCATAGAGTATTTTTATTGCTTACAGCTACTTGTTTAATCATTTCTTGTGTATTTAGTTATCGTAAGTATGAAGAGACAAATCTGCTTAAAAAGCGCTTATCTATTAGTGAATATCAACAACAATGGTATCAAGAATTAATTGGCGATATACAAAGGCACCCTCAGTTTAACAAAGAAGCCATCTCACTGGCTCTAGGTAAAGCGAAAGCTAAACTAGAATTGCCAGGTGCAAATTTACACACTGAACTAAGGTATGAATCGCTGAAGGCAATTGGTATTCTATTTAAACAAAAAAGTGACCTTGCTCAAGCTTATGCTGTGGTTAGCCAGCTGATGAATGAAATGGATCATAACTATGGTTATGCTTCAAAGAACTCATTGAGAGCAGGCTTGCTTCTGGTTGAGATAATGCTGTTACAAGGGAAACGCCAACAGTCTTATGATAAAGCAAAAGAAATTTTGAAGCAGACAACATTGCATCATGCCAAAGATACAGAGCTGATGGGTGATGCCCACTACTGGATGAGTAATACAAACCTATTTTGCTCATACCCAATTTGCCGACGAAGTGAAAGTATGGAACAGGGGCGTTATCATGCTGAGCAGTCGCTTTCATATCACCTTAAACATGCAGGTGATGAATACTCTGAAAAAGTGGCTGACTCATTATGGCTGCTAAACTGGTTTGAGTTTGATACTGCCAAAAAAATTACTAGGGGCAACAAAGTAGTTAGCATTTACCATGATATATTAGGTGAGTTTCATAAGAAAACTGCTTCTGCACTGGCTGAGTTGAGCAGAATTAAACTTTTTTTCTCAAATAAACCACAAGAAGCTACACAAAATATTCAGCGAGCATTAAAAATTTATAGAATAATTTATCCTTATGATCATTTAGAGCTTGCTAGAGCATTGTTTTACATGGGAGAGCATGAGTTTTATCTCTCCAAACCGAAACAAGCTATGAGTTATTTTTTAGAGGCAAAACAAATTTATGAGAGGCTAGAACTTATTGAAACAGATAGATACTTTGAAACGCTTTTGCTGCTTGCAAAAGCAAACTTCTATCAGCATAAGTTATCAACTGCAGAAATACTTTTAACTCAACTGAAAACTATTTCTAATGATAAAGCGTTTGTTCCCTCTCACTATATTAGAAAAGAGCTAGAACTTATTGAATTACGACTGAAGTACTCACAAGGAAAGGAAGTATATAATGAAAATGAATTAAATACACGCTTGCGGCTGAATCAGCAACACCAGGATGCCTCTAAGTACTCATATAGCAAAGTGAGTATTGACCAGGAGTTATATATACTCTTATTAAAGAAAAATAAGAGTGATCTAGCTATTAATGAATTTAAAAAATCACTTACTGGTATATACAAAAGATATAAACTACCTCAGCATAGCCGCTATTTAACAACACTTGATATTGACTATATAAGTCAAAGAGCTGCGGGTATTTGTAAACAATACAATATTGATGACTGCCCTAAAAAACCTTGA
- a CDS encoding cold-shock protein, with protein sequence MSTGKVKFFDSTKGFGFITPDEGKDLFFHMSEIQGQEPRDGDKVEFEVGQGRKGPCAVNVRVVG encoded by the coding sequence ATGAGCACAGGCAAAGTTAAGTTTTTTGATTCAACCAAAGGTTTTGGTTTTATTACCCCAGATGAAGGCAAAGACCTATTCTTTCATATGTCAGAAATTCAAGGCCAAGAGCCTCGCGATGGCGATAAGGTAGAGTTTGAAGTAGGTCAAGGGCGGAAAGGTCCATGCGCGGTTAATGTTCGTGTTGTTGGATAG
- a CDS encoding thymidine kinase — translation MAQLYFYYSTMNAGKSTSLLQSAYNYKERGMNALLFTAAIDDRYTIGTITSRIGLQAPAQLFTESSNLFTEVANLHNQEAIDCVLLDEAQFLTREQVQQLCHVVDQLNIPVLCYGLRTDFQGELFEGSRYLLAWAEKLSELKTVCHCGSKATMVVRTGADGQVITEGSQVEIGGNERYVSLCRLHFHQAQQTKSIS, via the coding sequence GTGGCACAACTTTACTTCTACTATTCCACCATGAATGCCGGCAAGTCCACGTCATTGCTGCAATCAGCTTATAACTATAAAGAACGCGGGATGAATGCCCTGCTATTCACTGCTGCTATCGATGACCGCTATACGATAGGTACAATTACCTCAAGAATCGGCTTGCAAGCCCCAGCACAACTATTTACTGAGTCTAGCAACTTGTTTACAGAAGTGGCCAACCTACATAACCAAGAAGCCATTGATTGCGTGCTATTAGACGAAGCCCAGTTCTTAACCCGTGAGCAGGTTCAGCAACTGTGCCATGTGGTAGATCAACTGAACATTCCTGTTCTTTGTTATGGATTAAGAACAGACTTTCAGGGGGAGTTATTTGAGGGCAGCCGCTATCTACTGGCTTGGGCTGAGAAGCTTTCTGAGCTAAAAACAGTGTGCCATTGCGGCAGCAAAGCTACAATGGTGGTTCGCACAGGTGCAGATGGGCAAGTCATAACCGAAGGGTCACAAGTAGAAATAGGCGGTAATGAACGTTATGTTTCTTTATGCCGCCTACATTTTCATCAAGCACAGCAAACCAAGTCGATTAGTTAG
- a CDS encoding substrate-binding periplasmic protein — protein sequence MKFSRCIAGLFAIVALTSNTSSAQSIHLVTEPFPPLNMTITDSTYGRNQKVTGFATEIVREVFNRTSSDLEITLYASWDRGFNKALTKQNYGIYSTFRTPERESKFKWVGPLFMEDWIILANPKSNIKISKLEDLNKYRVGSFESDSISDYLKEKGVKIETAQNDVVNATKLKLNKIDLWATSSLSGPYIAKRHQLNLKNVYTFNSNGLWLAMNKSTDDQTIQQLNATLKQMKTKGEVKEIISQYK from the coding sequence ATGAAGTTTAGCCGTTGTATCGCAGGTTTATTCGCCATTGTTGCCTTAACATCAAACACATCATCCGCTCAATCAATTCACTTGGTGACTGAGCCCTTTCCCCCTTTAAATATGACAATTACGGATAGCACATATGGCCGTAACCAAAAGGTGACTGGCTTTGCCACAGAAATTGTTCGCGAAGTATTCAATCGTACTAGCAGTGATCTGGAAATTACTTTATATGCATCCTGGGATCGGGGCTTTAATAAAGCATTAACCAAGCAAAACTACGGTATTTATTCCACATTTAGAACCCCTGAACGTGAGAGTAAATTCAAATGGGTAGGCCCTCTATTTATGGAAGACTGGATTATTTTAGCCAACCCTAAAAGCAACATTAAAATCAGCAAATTGGAAGACTTAAATAAATATCGAGTAGGTAGTTTTGAGTCTGACTCAATTAGCGACTATCTCAAAGAAAAAGGCGTTAAAATAGAAACAGCACAAAATGATGTGGTTAATGCAACCAAATTAAAACTCAACAAAATAGATTTATGGGCAACCAGCTCACTATCAGGGCCATATATCGCTAAACGCCACCAGCTTAATTTAAAAAATGTGTACACGTTTAACTCAAATGGCTTATGGCTGGCCATGAACAAAAGCACAGATGATCAAACCATCCAACAGTTGAACGCCACATTAAAGCAAATGAAAACCAAAGGCGAAGTGAAAGAAATCATTAGCCAATATAAATAG
- a CDS encoding lysophospholipid acyltransferase family protein translates to MKNWLKVLFFALLVRPIVFFIIGLNVHHKKNLPAEGSAILAANHNSHLDTLVLMSLFPLKQLYRLRPVAAADYFMKNRWVRWFSLRVLNIIPLHRDGSIPKESLLSECHQALTDGDILILFPEGSRGKPEQLGEFKKGIFHLANAHPTAKVIPVFTYGLGKSLPKGEKLLVPFFSDVVIGSPLDQHNDSQTFMTALNQQMQQLAKQVNTGRILD, encoded by the coding sequence ATGAAAAACTGGCTAAAAGTTTTATTTTTTGCATTACTGGTCAGACCAATTGTCTTTTTCATTATAGGCCTTAATGTTCATCACAAAAAAAATCTACCAGCTGAAGGCTCCGCTATCCTGGCTGCCAATCATAACAGCCATTTGGATACCTTAGTGTTAATGAGCTTATTTCCTCTTAAACAGTTATATCGCTTGCGTCCTGTAGCTGCTGCTGATTATTTTATGAAAAACCGCTGGGTTCGCTGGTTTTCATTACGAGTTCTAAATATTATCCCACTCCATCGAGATGGCTCTATTCCTAAAGAATCTCTATTAAGCGAGTGCCATCAAGCACTAACAGATGGTGATATTTTGATCCTGTTTCCCGAAGGCAGCCGAGGCAAGCCTGAACAATTAGGCGAGTTCAAAAAAGGGATTTTTCATCTAGCCAACGCCCACCCAACTGCCAAAGTTATCCCTGTTTTTACCTATGGCTTAGGTAAGTCACTTCCCAAAGGGGAAAAGCTACTGGTGCCCTTCTTTAGCGATGTAGTCATTGGCTCCCCACTTGACCAACATAACGACAGCCAGACATTTATGACAGCGCTTAACCAGCAAATGCAACAGCTTGCCAAGCAAGTTAATACAGGTCGGATTCTAGACTAG
- a CDS encoding phosphatidate cytidylyltransferase, whose product MSLPPVILQVFAGIYGLLTLASLVCYGISLKQRDVTELKQRIVSWWVMVSVILACFALGEGFTIAAIGVLSYLAFKEFVSIIPTRRTDHRPIFWAYIAIPIQFYWIYIGWYGMFIIFIPLYMMLFIPMRMVLIGNTKQFTVAASTINWLLLLTVFSLGHMAFLVQLPVNDSALPGLGLVLFLLLLTQFNDVAQFTFGKLFGKNKVLATVSPKKTIEGLLGGILATTLLAVLLAPLLTPLSLTYSICAGLLISLFGFIGDVSISAVKRDLGIKDAGSMIPGHGGVLDRVDSLIFTAPLFFHFIRYLHY is encoded by the coding sequence ATGTCGTTACCCCCTGTTATCCTACAGGTATTTGCAGGCATTTATGGGTTATTAACCCTTGCATCTCTTGTCTGCTATGGGATCAGTTTGAAGCAAAGAGATGTTACAGAGCTTAAACAACGAATCGTTTCCTGGTGGGTAATGGTCTCGGTTATTTTAGCCTGCTTTGCCCTAGGGGAAGGCTTTACGATTGCCGCAATTGGCGTATTGAGCTATCTAGCCTTTAAAGAGTTTGTTTCCATAATCCCTACCCGTCGGACAGACCATCGGCCAATTTTTTGGGCCTACATCGCTATTCCCATCCAGTTTTATTGGATATATATCGGCTGGTACGGCATGTTTATTATCTTTATTCCTCTGTATATGATGTTATTTATCCCCATGCGAATGGTACTCATCGGTAATACCAAACAGTTCACCGTTGCTGCCAGCACCATTAATTGGTTGTTGCTACTCACTGTTTTTTCTTTAGGCCATATGGCCTTTTTAGTTCAATTACCTGTCAATGATAGTGCTCTGCCAGGCTTAGGGTTAGTCTTATTTTTATTGTTACTTACCCAGTTTAATGATGTTGCTCAGTTCACTTTTGGTAAACTCTTTGGTAAAAACAAAGTACTGGCAACCGTCAGCCCGAAAAAAACCATCGAAGGTTTATTAGGTGGTATTTTAGCAACCACCCTGCTGGCTGTACTGCTTGCGCCACTATTAACTCCCTTGAGCCTGACCTATAGTATCTGTGCTGGCTTACTGATCAGTTTGTTTGGATTTATTGGCGACGTTTCTATTTCTGCGGTAAAGCGGGACTTAGGGATTAAAGATGCAGGCTCTATGATACCTGGCCATGGTGGTGTTTTAGATCGTGTTGATAGCTTAATTTTTACTGCTCCTTTATTTTTTCATTTCATTCGTTATTTACATTATTAA
- a CDS encoding ferredoxin--NADP reductase — protein MGPTYQMTLVEQYELAENVVGFRFSLPDKNFQFISGQFISLQIPWQQRIIKRSYSIASTPVLAQHQGLLEISVALIEGGRASQYLTNMQPGDQLEMAGPYGRLVLPEQLPKRIVLVGTGTGIAPYRAMLPELRQLAQQSYQIDIVMGVRAPTHLFYHRDFTELAAEFDNVHYWVCFSRQMANHSVFDCDYSHLNDSYRQKQGYVQALLPELKLNPEETIVFLCGNPAMIDEAAALLQAEEGFPIKQVRREKYVLSGS, from the coding sequence ATGGGGCCAACTTATCAGATGACATTGGTAGAGCAATATGAACTTGCTGAAAATGTAGTTGGTTTTCGTTTTTCACTCCCTGATAAAAACTTTCAATTTATTTCCGGGCAATTTATTTCACTACAAATCCCATGGCAGCAGCGAATTATCAAAAGAAGTTATAGCATAGCTTCAACACCAGTATTGGCTCAACATCAAGGATTACTAGAAATATCAGTTGCCTTAATTGAAGGGGGGCGAGCCAGCCAATATTTAACCAATATGCAGCCAGGTGATCAATTGGAAATGGCAGGGCCTTATGGCAGACTGGTATTACCAGAACAGCTACCTAAACGTATTGTATTGGTAGGGACTGGTACGGGTATTGCGCCTTATCGAGCAATGCTCCCTGAATTACGCCAGCTGGCTCAACAATCATACCAAATTGATATTGTAATGGGGGTCAGAGCCCCAACCCACTTGTTTTATCATCGAGACTTTACAGAGCTAGCTGCAGAATTCGATAACGTACATTATTGGGTATGCTTTAGTCGCCAAATGGCTAATCATTCTGTGTTTGATTGTGATTACTCACATTTAAATGACAGCTATAGACAAAAACAAGGCTATGTACAAGCGCTGTTGCCAGAATTGAAATTGAACCCAGAAGAAACCATTGTATTTTTGTGTGGCAATCCAGCAATGATTGATGAAGCGGCAGCACTACTACAAGCAGAGGAAGGCTTCCCCATAAAGCAAGTAAGGCGAGAGAAGTATGTTTTGTCAGGTAGTTAA